Proteins encoded together in one Planctopirus ephydatiae window:
- the tatA gene encoding twin-arginine translocase TatA/TatE family subunit → MFGLPGGWELLVVLGIVLLLFGNRLPSVMRSLGQSITEFKKGAKEAEQEPEKIDDREAKV, encoded by the coding sequence ATGTTCGGTCTGCCCGGTGGATGGGAATTGCTGGTTGTTTTAGGGATTGTCCTGCTCCTCTTCGGGAACAGGCTTCCCAGCGTGATGCGATCATTGGGGCAAAGCATCACGGAGTTCAAGAAGGGGGCCAAGGAGGCAGAACAGGAGCCCGAGAAGATCGACGATCGGGAAGCGAAAGTCTGA
- a CDS encoding co-chaperone GroES, with the protein MSEFVEPLGKRILIRKDESKQKTRGGIVLPDQAEIPTITGRVVEISVLIERDLDFPVKKYDKVLFHPKNAIPVDFEPDNLLYVVPIEDVVAVFRRSEPVRPPRKSKGKKDIEPDELGE; encoded by the coding sequence TTGAGCGAATTCGTTGAGCCGCTGGGAAAGCGAATTCTGATCCGTAAAGACGAGAGCAAGCAAAAGACCCGCGGCGGGATTGTGTTGCCGGATCAGGCTGAAATTCCGACGATTACCGGCCGCGTGGTGGAAATCAGTGTGCTGATCGAGCGCGATCTCGACTTCCCGGTGAAGAAATACGACAAGGTGTTGTTTCACCCGAAGAATGCCATTCCGGTCGATTTTGAGCCCGACAATCTGCTCTATGTGGTTCCGATTGAAGATGTGGTTGCCGTTTTTCGTCGGTCGGAGCCTGTACGTCCCCCTCGTAAATCAAAAGGCAAAAAAGATATCGAACCTGACGAGTTGGGCGAATAG
- a CDS encoding Sec-independent protein translocase subunit TatA/TatB produces the protein MFGAPGWQEMMVVGIIALLLFGKRLPEVARSLGKGLTEFKKGMAGMTDDIQSTVYTQPESSKTSRPLAKDDDEPVVSSAPKFTPPSEPPA, from the coding sequence ATGTTTGGTGCACCTGGTTGGCAGGAAATGATGGTCGTGGGGATCATCGCTCTCCTATTGTTCGGCAAGCGCTTGCCCGAAGTCGCTCGCAGTCTGGGGAAAGGGCTGACAGAATTCAAAAAAGGCATGGCCGGTATGACGGACGATATTCAGAGTACTGTCTATACTCAGCCGGAGAGTTCGAAAACGTCCCGGCCATTAGCCAAGGACGATGACGAGCCAGTCGTCTCCAGCGCTCCCAAATTTACTCCTCCCTCCGAACCACCCGCTTGA
- a CDS encoding PQQ-binding-like beta-propeller repeat protein, with protein MSGSATPEERSAVPTFRRWIWPGVTMLLAGVAQTALYLTYSEDRTMLIMTTLFVWPATIFSLLLWWVFGSGFTWRSRLIGLGSLLFVSGLVASVATIEGFNGDMVPRVVWRWAPKAEAAARNVPVTPQEGAVATPVLTAGPGDWVQFRGPDRAGVATGVTVPLSWSETTPPQKLWGKPIGVGWSSFAVIGDRIFTQTQVEQEEQVLCLELATGNVLWKHADQTRFSEAMGGDGPRATPTFLEGKLYTLGATGILNSFDAATGKVLWSTNILKDADATNIPWAMAGSPLIEDGLIIVNPGGKDGHSIAAYRATDGLLMWSVGDYEASYTAPRVETIHGVRQVLVFHAAGLSGLDPKTGKELWMFPWVNQPKVNACQPILLPDQSLFLSCGYSVGSARIELTPAEPTWQVKSIWKTNKFRLKFNDGILKDGYIYGLDENRLACLDIASGKIKWKGTPYGYGQILLTENCLLVSCENGELALVEPTPEKFVEITKFRVLPDATTWAHPVIAHGKLLVRNNQELACYQVETPPQ; from the coding sequence ATGTCGGGTTCAGCCACTCCAGAAGAACGATCTGCCGTTCCCACATTTCGCCGATGGATCTGGCCAGGAGTGACGATGCTACTGGCGGGAGTCGCTCAAACAGCACTCTATCTGACGTACAGTGAAGATCGCACCATGCTGATTATGACGACGCTCTTCGTCTGGCCAGCGACGATCTTTTCACTGTTGCTCTGGTGGGTTTTCGGCTCTGGATTCACCTGGAGATCACGCCTGATCGGCTTAGGGAGTCTGCTCTTCGTTAGTGGTCTGGTGGCTTCTGTAGCAACCATTGAAGGCTTCAATGGCGATATGGTGCCCCGCGTGGTGTGGCGTTGGGCCCCCAAAGCGGAAGCTGCTGCCCGAAATGTTCCTGTCACTCCTCAGGAAGGGGCTGTTGCCACACCTGTTCTCACCGCCGGGCCGGGAGACTGGGTGCAATTTCGCGGGCCGGATCGCGCGGGTGTGGCCACTGGAGTGACTGTCCCTCTGTCTTGGAGTGAAACCACTCCTCCGCAGAAACTGTGGGGTAAGCCGATTGGTGTCGGCTGGTCGAGCTTCGCAGTCATCGGAGACCGGATCTTCACGCAAACGCAGGTCGAACAGGAAGAGCAGGTGCTCTGCCTCGAACTGGCCACGGGCAACGTTCTCTGGAAACACGCCGATCAGACCCGCTTCTCGGAAGCGATGGGTGGTGACGGCCCCAGAGCCACTCCCACGTTTCTCGAAGGCAAACTGTATACTCTCGGTGCGACTGGCATACTGAACAGTTTCGATGCGGCTACAGGAAAAGTTCTGTGGTCGACGAACATTCTCAAAGATGCCGACGCCACCAATATCCCCTGGGCCATGGCCGGTTCACCTCTGATTGAAGATGGTCTCATCATTGTCAATCCTGGTGGAAAAGACGGCCATTCGATTGCTGCGTATCGTGCGACGGATGGCCTGCTCATGTGGTCTGTCGGCGATTACGAAGCCAGCTACACAGCGCCACGGGTGGAGACGATTCACGGCGTTCGCCAGGTTCTCGTCTTCCATGCTGCTGGTCTTTCCGGGCTCGATCCAAAAACTGGTAAAGAACTCTGGATGTTCCCCTGGGTCAACCAACCCAAGGTCAACGCCTGCCAGCCGATTCTCCTCCCTGATCAATCGCTCTTTCTCTCCTGCGGATATTCAGTCGGGAGTGCCCGAATCGAACTCACACCTGCCGAACCTACGTGGCAGGTCAAATCGATCTGGAAGACCAACAAATTCCGGTTGAAATTCAACGACGGAATTCTCAAAGACGGCTACATCTATGGCCTCGATGAGAATCGCCTCGCCTGCCTCGATATCGCTTCGGGAAAGATCAAATGGAAAGGTACACCCTACGGCTATGGCCAGATCCTGTTGACAGAGAACTGCTTACTAGTGAGTTGCGAAAATGGCGAGCTGGCACTCGTGGAACCAACTCCCGAAAAGTTTGTCGAAATCACCAAGTTCCGCGTCCTCCCCGATGCGACCACTTGGGCTCATCCGGTCATCGCCCACGGCAAACTCCTCGTACGTAACAATCAGGAACTCGCCTGCTATCAGGTGGAAACCCCGCCTCAATAG
- a CDS encoding GYF domain-containing protein, with protein sequence MPTLTAMTWYYRLFGEEFGPVPHEMLVTLLENGTLSHTDEVRAETGSHWLTLKEVLDSPQDQTLESAGRATLDGLGDAQSGWYCKVLGREMGPMGFDEIQSFVEDGQLGPDAEVKLGAAGKWRAVRSIGRLMAVLPFEKGEHKIPEGRLSKEMQAFPGNEPSSSHESARPAPKSRIRDEFDDDEDDDDRSFDARRSRRKKKTRRGSDSQGYTGNTPPFGMPAFYPGGPAVNGYAGFPAAPTPAYGMPVAGAGFVPQWPQAAAPAPVDHLWYAWIGGQEYGPVDYLQLTQWATAGQLAATDYVRQGQAGQYVLASTINGLMPPLVPPVVSAPVAPAIATPQPAVAATASSATASTTTAKTAAKSTDSAANAVIPAASVEAKAAVVKETPAAKASEPEPEVTRKATSESSNSNSSASSYSSSAAASTYSSGASYNSGASNYSSGFGGAAPSRPMPARPAPKKKVAAERPEWLDDAIAGLKSPKALVAVGLLALVGIYFSLGFLPASTGSDRQLQTRLEEVLATVKKLRETKAPAGEWEALAQATAKEYPKDFVDKLQSSASRKYPYKQLHLWCVRDRLQKMISNSRTKVSHEERDFENNLREAAKLLGVPSTIPAAPAVAEAGGKPPSGAQ encoded by the coding sequence ATGCCTACACTCACTGCCATGACTTGGTATTACCGTCTTTTTGGCGAAGAATTCGGCCCAGTCCCTCACGAAATGCTTGTGACGCTGCTGGAAAACGGCACGTTATCGCACACTGATGAGGTCCGAGCCGAGACCGGCTCGCACTGGTTAACTCTCAAAGAGGTGCTTGACTCACCTCAGGACCAGACTCTGGAGTCTGCAGGGCGAGCGACCCTCGACGGACTTGGCGATGCACAGAGTGGCTGGTATTGCAAAGTGTTGGGGCGAGAGATGGGCCCGATGGGCTTTGATGAAATTCAGTCTTTTGTCGAGGACGGGCAACTCGGCCCAGATGCCGAGGTCAAGCTTGGCGCGGCCGGTAAGTGGAGGGCAGTGCGCTCAATTGGCCGATTGATGGCTGTGCTCCCATTTGAAAAAGGTGAGCACAAGATCCCCGAAGGCCGACTTTCTAAGGAAATGCAGGCATTTCCCGGGAATGAACCTTCATCGAGTCATGAATCGGCGAGACCTGCTCCCAAATCCCGTATTCGAGATGAGTTTGATGACGACGAGGATGACGATGATCGATCATTCGATGCACGTCGATCCCGCCGGAAAAAGAAAACCCGCCGGGGGAGTGACTCTCAGGGATACACTGGCAACACGCCACCATTCGGTATGCCCGCGTTTTATCCTGGTGGGCCAGCCGTCAATGGCTATGCCGGGTTCCCCGCTGCACCGACACCTGCCTATGGAATGCCTGTCGCAGGGGCAGGATTTGTCCCCCAGTGGCCACAAGCTGCTGCACCTGCCCCCGTCGATCATCTCTGGTACGCCTGGATCGGTGGTCAGGAATATGGCCCTGTCGATTACTTGCAGCTGACACAATGGGCAACTGCCGGGCAGTTGGCAGCCACCGACTATGTGCGTCAAGGGCAGGCCGGCCAATATGTGCTCGCCTCGACGATCAATGGTCTGATGCCACCTCTGGTTCCGCCGGTCGTCTCGGCACCTGTCGCTCCTGCCATTGCGACTCCCCAGCCAGCAGTTGCGGCCACAGCTTCATCGGCCACAGCTTCCACCACCACAGCGAAAACAGCAGCGAAGTCTACTGATTCAGCAGCTAATGCAGTGATTCCAGCAGCGAGCGTCGAAGCGAAAGCCGCTGTTGTCAAAGAAACACCGGCTGCAAAAGCTTCTGAGCCCGAACCCGAAGTCACCAGGAAGGCCACGAGCGAGAGTTCAAACTCGAATTCAAGTGCCTCGAGTTATTCTTCGTCAGCAGCGGCTTCGACTTACAGCTCGGGGGCGTCTTACAACTCTGGAGCCAGCAATTATTCGTCAGGATTTGGAGGGGCAGCTCCCTCCCGGCCCATGCCAGCCCGACCTGCACCAAAGAAAAAGGTCGCGGCAGAGCGTCCTGAATGGCTGGATGATGCCATTGCAGGCCTGAAGTCTCCCAAAGCTCTTGTGGCAGTCGGGCTTTTGGCTCTCGTGGGGATTTATTTCTCTCTGGGATTTTTACCTGCCAGCACGGGCAGTGATCGCCAGTTGCAGACCAGGTTGGAAGAGGTGCTGGCAACTGTGAAGAAATTGCGAGAAACAAAAGCGCCGGCCGGTGAGTGGGAAGCACTGGCACAGGCCACAGCCAAAGAATATCCGAAGGATTTCGTCGATAAGCTTCAGAGCTCAGCCAGTCGCAAATACCCCTACAAGCAACTTCACTTGTGGTGTGTTCGCGATCGCTTGCAGAAGATGATCAGCAACTCAAGGACGAAGGTGTCCCACGAAGAACGGGACTTTGAGAACAATCTTCGCGAGGCTGCCAAACTTCTCGGAGTGCCCTCCACCATACCGGCAGCCCCTGCAGTCGCGGAAGCAGGCGGCAAACCACCCTCTGGTGCCCAGTGA
- the fmt gene encoding methionyl-tRNA formyltransferase, protein MKSLRIAFLGTGPLARPVFEALRESPHHQVVAMITQPSRTGRGHHQHENPLIGLAEERNIPVFQPSRIRDAEHATWLKELDLDLSVVAAYGQILSREILDLPRLGTINVHASLLPKYRGATPIHAAVLSGDEVAGVTIIRLVPKLDAGPMLGVDQLQVDAQETTGSLEARLAQLAVPLTLRVVDQLAMGEAQETLQDETLATHVGKLTKQHGLIDWSKPAIDIERHIRGMQPWPGPQTMLFSEGKAPLRLSILQGAVISSSAMNLSSAESSTEQTAPGQLGSESSRLFVQTGDHRLEILSLQPEGKRAMSAAEYLRGRPVKPGDCLGSPVITSE, encoded by the coding sequence ATGAAATCATTGCGAATTGCTTTTCTGGGGACAGGGCCATTAGCTCGACCGGTCTTTGAAGCCCTGCGCGAATCACCACACCACCAGGTCGTCGCAATGATCACGCAACCTTCCAGAACAGGACGTGGTCATCATCAGCACGAGAACCCGCTCATTGGTTTAGCTGAAGAGCGGAACATTCCGGTCTTCCAACCTTCACGCATTCGTGATGCCGAGCATGCCACCTGGCTCAAAGAACTGGATCTCGACCTGTCTGTGGTGGCGGCTTACGGCCAGATTCTGTCACGGGAGATTCTCGATCTGCCTCGTCTGGGGACCATCAATGTCCACGCCTCGCTGCTTCCCAAGTACCGCGGTGCGACACCGATTCATGCAGCTGTCCTGTCCGGTGATGAAGTGGCGGGAGTGACCATAATTCGCCTTGTCCCGAAGCTCGATGCGGGCCCCATGCTGGGTGTTGATCAACTCCAGGTTGATGCCCAGGAGACCACAGGTTCACTCGAAGCACGTCTGGCGCAACTGGCCGTTCCATTAACACTGCGTGTCGTCGATCAACTGGCTATGGGGGAGGCTCAGGAAACCTTACAGGATGAGACTCTCGCCACGCATGTCGGCAAGCTCACCAAACAACATGGCCTGATCGACTGGTCTAAACCCGCTATAGACATCGAACGACATATTCGAGGGATGCAGCCCTGGCCCGGCCCACAGACGATGCTCTTTTCTGAAGGGAAAGCTCCGCTGCGCTTGTCCATCCTGCAGGGCGCTGTGATCTCTTCATCCGCGATGAATTTATCGTCTGCAGAGTCGTCGACAGAACAAACAGCACCGGGTCAACTCGGTTCGGAATCGAGTCGACTTTTTGTGCAAACGGGCGACCATCGGCTGGAAATTCTCTCTTTGCAACCGGAAGGCAAGCGAGCCATGTCGGCTGCCGAATATCTTCGAGGACGTCCCGTCAAACCTGGCGATTGCCTGGGTTCGCCCGTAATCACTTCTGAATGA
- a CDS encoding 6-phosphogluconolactonase codes for MNLLTTLAGSMLEGFFPAGWDLARIDACVDADPATITRRQPWWHKSFQPIECVSQGDFDTFMGHEIAQTIRRAKEAGRKLSIILPVGPMGMYRWAVYFLKEWNVSCEHVYGFNMDEWSDASGNTLPATDPGAFQFAMEQAFYGPLGKLTVPKKQRNFATRKNLLSYAEKLGELKSQGAMHVVVFGVGRVCHIAFWEPHFAGEYDSDTEWKAQTHRLGARLHPLTIEQNALTSFKSRTTLVPAFANTIGPALFLGADHIIGGADGIFSRGMQWQGLSLWMTFRHAPTPWIPSTYMTTQPGKFFFLNELAGPLTAECH; via the coding sequence ATGAACCTGTTGACGACTCTGGCTGGATCAATGCTGGAAGGCTTTTTTCCTGCCGGTTGGGATCTCGCTCGAATCGATGCCTGTGTCGATGCTGACCCGGCGACCATTACCCGGCGGCAGCCGTGGTGGCATAAATCATTCCAGCCGATCGAGTGCGTTTCCCAAGGCGATTTCGACACTTTTATGGGCCACGAGATTGCCCAGACGATTCGCCGTGCGAAAGAAGCCGGCCGGAAGTTATCGATCATTCTGCCTGTAGGCCCCATGGGGATGTATCGCTGGGCAGTTTACTTCCTCAAGGAGTGGAACGTCTCGTGCGAACACGTCTATGGCTTCAACATGGACGAATGGAGCGATGCTTCAGGAAATACGTTACCCGCCACTGATCCGGGCGCTTTTCAGTTTGCCATGGAGCAGGCTTTCTATGGTCCTTTAGGAAAGTTGACCGTTCCGAAAAAGCAAAGGAACTTCGCGACTCGTAAGAACCTGCTCAGTTATGCCGAAAAACTGGGCGAATTGAAATCTCAAGGGGCCATGCATGTCGTGGTCTTTGGCGTGGGCCGAGTCTGCCATATTGCTTTCTGGGAGCCTCACTTTGCTGGCGAATATGACAGTGACACCGAGTGGAAAGCGCAAACCCATCGCCTGGGTGCCAGACTGCATCCTCTCACCATCGAACAGAATGCTCTGACCAGCTTCAAGAGCCGCACGACGCTGGTACCGGCCTTTGCCAATACCATTGGCCCAGCACTGTTCCTCGGGGCTGACCATATCATTGGCGGAGCAGATGGCATCTTTTCGCGCGGCATGCAATGGCAGGGTCTTTCTCTCTGGATGACCTTTCGCCATGCTCCCACCCCCTGGATTCCATCGACTTACATGACGACTCAACCCGGAAAATTTTTCTTCCTCAATGAACTTGCGGGCCCTCTCACTGCCGAATGCCACTAG
- the queF gene encoding preQ(1) synthase: MPSEFLGILETFPNPFPQRDYSIETICPEFTSLCPKTGQPDYGTLVITYVPDEKCFELKSLKLYLQAFRNHGAFYEQVTNMILDDLVATTSPRSLEVVAQFTPRGGIRSNVTVKYVRD, translated from the coding sequence ATGCCTTCCGAGTTTCTGGGGATTCTTGAGACGTTTCCGAATCCCTTTCCGCAGCGTGACTACTCGATTGAAACGATTTGTCCAGAGTTCACGTCGCTCTGCCCAAAGACCGGACAGCCAGATTATGGCACTCTGGTAATTACCTATGTGCCAGACGAAAAATGTTTCGAATTGAAGTCTCTCAAGCTCTATCTGCAGGCGTTCCGCAATCATGGGGCGTTTTACGAGCAGGTTACGAATATGATTCTGGATGATCTGGTGGCAACGACTTCTCCGAGGAGTCTGGAAGTCGTTGCACAGTTCACGCCTCGGGGTGGAATCCGCTCGAATGTCACCGTGAAATACGTCAGGGACTGA
- a CDS encoding serine hydrolase encodes MMMRYLLLTIFTLHLSTVLHSTALAQPLPRATPESQGVASAQIQKFIEAADQSINTLHSFMLIRHGKVVAECWWQPQTPTTPHVMHSLSKSFTSTAVGFAVSEGKLSVDDQVIKFFPDHLPAEISPNLKAMRVKDLLTMSTGHETEPKLIGGPGDSGIRMFLAHPVPHKPGTHFKYNTPATYMLSAIVQKVSGEKLIDYLTPRLFKPLGIENPAWSTSAEGINYGGFGLMITTEDIARFGLFTLNEGQWNGQQLLPAAWIREATSKHVSNGSNPQSDWEQGYGYQFWRCRHGAFRGDGKDGQFCIVLPEQDAVIAITAHTSNMQAELNVVWDHLLAAFHEAPLAEDPASQTRLKEVSSKLVAGQPKGTSKLLLSQKIPSEILKKEMKYSIYLPAGYEGSTTSYPVLYLLHGFGDDETSWQLKGNMQPLADAAIATRRALPMIIVMPDAEKRYYMNSVMGEYMYEDYFIKELMPHIEKTYRTRTDRADRALSGLSMGGYGSLLYALHHPELFASCYAMSAGVRSDEEMRAIPFAEFKKRYVPSVGDLEEGDERITEFYNRNSVLYLLPKTPVEQLKQTRWFIDCGDDDFLYKGNSLLHITFSDMKVPHEYRVRDGGHNWKYWQRSLPDALEFVSESFSKEK; translated from the coding sequence ATGATGATGCGCTACTTACTCCTGACGATTTTTACTCTGCACCTGTCGACAGTTCTGCATTCCACAGCGCTGGCTCAACCGTTGCCACGAGCCACTCCTGAATCGCAGGGAGTCGCCTCGGCACAGATTCAGAAGTTCATAGAAGCTGCCGATCAATCGATCAATACACTCCACAGCTTCATGCTGATCAGGCATGGCAAAGTGGTTGCCGAGTGCTGGTGGCAACCACAGACACCGACCACGCCGCATGTGATGCATTCGCTGAGCAAGAGCTTCACCTCGACAGCAGTAGGCTTTGCAGTGAGCGAAGGGAAGCTCAGTGTCGATGACCAGGTCATCAAGTTTTTCCCCGATCATCTCCCCGCTGAAATTTCGCCCAACCTTAAGGCCATGCGGGTCAAGGATCTCCTCACGATGTCCACCGGCCATGAGACCGAGCCCAAACTCATCGGTGGGCCAGGGGATTCGGGCATCCGGATGTTTCTGGCTCACCCTGTCCCCCATAAGCCGGGAACGCACTTCAAGTACAACACACCCGCCACTTATATGCTCTCGGCAATCGTGCAGAAGGTCTCGGGTGAAAAGTTGATCGACTACCTGACTCCACGCTTGTTCAAGCCCCTGGGCATTGAAAACCCGGCCTGGTCGACCAGTGCTGAAGGAATCAACTACGGTGGCTTTGGTCTCATGATTACGACGGAAGACATCGCCCGTTTTGGCCTCTTCACACTGAATGAAGGGCAATGGAATGGCCAGCAGCTCCTGCCGGCAGCCTGGATTCGCGAAGCCACTTCGAAGCATGTCTCGAATGGCAGCAACCCACAAAGTGACTGGGAACAAGGCTACGGCTATCAGTTCTGGCGCTGCCGACACGGTGCCTTCCGAGGTGATGGCAAAGATGGACAGTTTTGCATTGTCCTGCCGGAACAGGATGCTGTCATTGCGATCACCGCCCATACGAGCAATATGCAGGCTGAGTTGAACGTCGTCTGGGATCATCTACTGGCAGCGTTTCATGAAGCCCCACTGGCCGAAGATCCAGCGTCTCAAACCCGTCTCAAGGAAGTCTCGTCAAAGCTTGTCGCTGGTCAACCTAAAGGAACCAGCAAACTGCTGCTCAGCCAGAAAATCCCAAGCGAGATTCTCAAGAAGGAGATGAAGTACTCGATTTATCTTCCCGCTGGTTATGAAGGCTCGACGACTTCGTATCCTGTGCTCTATCTGCTTCACGGCTTTGGTGACGACGAAACCAGTTGGCAGTTGAAGGGAAACATGCAACCCCTCGCGGATGCTGCCATAGCGACTCGCAGGGCTCTTCCCATGATCATCGTCATGCCCGATGCTGAGAAGCGTTATTACATGAACAGCGTGATGGGCGAGTACATGTACGAAGATTATTTCATCAAGGAACTGATGCCGCATATTGAGAAAACCTATCGCACCAGGACAGATCGGGCGGATCGAGCACTTTCGGGGCTGTCGATGGGTGGCTATGGGAGCCTGCTCTACGCTTTGCACCATCCCGAGTTGTTTGCCTCCTGCTACGCCATGAGTGCCGGTGTGCGCTCTGACGAGGAAATGCGGGCCATTCCGTTCGCTGAGTTCAAAAAGCGGTACGTTCCTTCCGTAGGCGATCTTGAGGAAGGGGACGAACGGATCACTGAGTTTTACAATCGAAACAGCGTGCTGTACCTGCTGCCGAAAACGCCCGTGGAGCAGCTCAAACAGACACGTTGGTTCATCGATTGTGGAGACGACGACTTCCTTTACAAAGGGAACTCATTGCTGCACATCACCTTCAGCGACATGAAAGTTCCGCATGAGTACCGCGTCCGTGATGGCGGGCACAACTGGAAGTACTGGCAACGCTCACTCCCGGATGCACTCGAGTTTGTCTCTGAATCGTTTTCAAAGGAGAAATAA